The Streptomyces avermitilis MA-4680 = NBRC 14893 genome contains a region encoding:
- a CDS encoding ATP-binding SpoIIE family protein phosphatase, giving the protein MDSTRVTEHPTSHERRQPSAGRPSAPADPRGALLRTPEPLQTPSSSAALPAQARTGDAPTGQGTTTPCGKGPSGGQGTPTPPGAGGAKPSTPGAEHSQPSDAGPDAHRPRPAPEGIPAQPGGEQDRVAPAAGGGDRRTGQGLPPGGPMPMRRDGDRLRFVGAATRRIARGIDLDEIVMGLCRATVPTFSDAILVYLRDPLPVGDERPIGPMVLRLRRTDRIPEERDTDGGFLTAFQPEPASELSAVTAELSEVRPGGALAEVLRGVRPVFADAPAARAALPELLGDDLPMPSGQRAILAPLRGRRRVIGAALFLRRPERMAFEADDLLVAAQLATHSALGIDKAVLYGREAYIADELQRTMLPETLPRPTGVRLASRYLPAAETARVGGDWYDAIPLPGSRVALVVGDVMGHSMTSAAIMGQLRTTAQTLAGLDLPPQEVLHHLDEQAQRLGTDRMATCLYAVYDPVAHRITIANAGHPPPVLLHLGGRAEVLRVPPGAPIGVGGVDFEAVELDAPAGATLLLYTDGLVESRLRDVWTGIEQLREKLAATAQLTGPDHPPPLEALCDEVLDMLGPGDRDDDIALLAARFDGIAPSDVAYWFLEPEETAPGRARKLARRALSRWGLEELSDSMELLVSEVVTNAVRYSTRPITLRLLRTDVLRCEVGDDVPQLPRLRQARATDEGGRGLYLVNKLARRWGATRLSTGKVVWFELNRS; this is encoded by the coding sequence CAGGGCACGACGACACCGTGCGGCAAGGGTCCGTCCGGCGGCCAGGGCACTCCCACGCCCCCGGGTGCGGGCGGCGCCAAGCCGTCCACCCCTGGCGCCGAGCACTCGCAGCCCTCGGACGCGGGTCCCGACGCGCACCGCCCGCGCCCCGCTCCCGAGGGCATCCCGGCCCAGCCGGGCGGGGAGCAGGACAGGGTCGCCCCGGCAGCGGGCGGCGGGGACCGGCGCACCGGGCAGGGGCTGCCGCCCGGCGGCCCGATGCCGATGCGGCGCGACGGGGACCGGCTGCGCTTCGTGGGCGCCGCGACCCGGCGGATCGCCCGCGGCATCGACCTCGACGAGATCGTGATGGGCCTGTGCCGGGCCACCGTGCCGACCTTCTCGGACGCGATCCTCGTCTATCTGCGCGATCCGCTGCCGGTCGGCGACGAGCGGCCCATAGGGCCCATGGTGCTGCGGCTGCGGCGCACCGACCGCATCCCCGAGGAGCGGGACACCGACGGCGGCTTCCTGACCGCGTTCCAGCCGGAGCCCGCCTCCGAGCTGTCGGCGGTCACGGCCGAACTGAGCGAGGTGCGGCCGGGCGGCGCGCTCGCCGAGGTGCTGCGCGGAGTACGGCCCGTCTTCGCGGACGCGCCCGCCGCCCGGGCCGCGCTGCCCGAACTCCTCGGCGACGATCTGCCCATGCCCAGCGGGCAGCGCGCGATCCTGGCCCCGCTGCGCGGCCGCCGCCGCGTCATCGGTGCCGCCCTGTTCCTGCGCCGCCCCGAGCGCATGGCGTTCGAGGCGGACGACCTGCTGGTCGCCGCCCAGCTCGCCACGCACAGCGCGCTCGGCATCGACAAGGCGGTGCTGTACGGCCGCGAGGCGTACATCGCCGACGAGCTCCAGCGCACGATGCTGCCCGAGACGCTGCCCCGGCCCACCGGCGTGCGCCTGGCCAGCAGGTATCTTCCGGCCGCCGAGACCGCGCGGGTGGGCGGTGACTGGTACGACGCCATTCCGCTGCCCGGCAGCCGGGTCGCGCTCGTCGTCGGTGACGTCATGGGCCACTCCATGACCTCGGCGGCGATCATGGGCCAGCTGCGGACCACCGCGCAGACCCTGGCCGGGCTGGACCTGCCGCCGCAGGAGGTGCTGCACCACCTCGACGAGCAGGCCCAGCGCCTGGGCACCGACCGCATGGCGACCTGCCTGTACGCCGTCTACGACCCGGTCGCACACCGCATCACCATCGCCAACGCGGGCCATCCGCCGCCGGTGCTGCTGCACCTGGGCGGCCGGGCCGAGGTGCTGCGGGTGCCGCCGGGCGCCCCGATCGGCGTAGGCGGGGTGGACTTCGAGGCGGTCGAGCTGGACGCGCCCGCCGGGGCCACGCTGCTGCTGTACACGGACGGGCTGGTCGAGTCCCGGCTGCGCGACGTGTGGACCGGGATAGAGCAGCTGCGGGAGAAGCTCGCCGCCACCGCCCAGCTGACCGGCCCGGACCATCCGCCGCCGCTCGAGGCCCTGTGCGACGAGGTGCTCGACATGCTGGGCCCCGGCGACCGGGACGACGACATCGCGCTGCTCGCCGCCCGCTTCGACGGGATCGCGCCCAGCGATGTGGCGTACTGGTTCCTGGAGCCCGAGGAGACCGCACCGGGCCGGGCGCGCAAGCTCGCCCGCCGTGCGCTGTCCCGCTGGGGCCTGGAGGAGCTCAGCGACTCCATGGAGCTCCTGGTCAGCGAGGTCGTCACCAATGCCGTGCGCTATTCGACCCGTCCGATCACCTTGCGGCTGCTGCGTACGGACGTGCTGCGCTGCGAGGTCGGCGACGATGTGCCGCAGCTGCCGCGACTGCGACAGGCGCGGGCCACGGACGAGGGCGGACGCGGCCTCTACCTGGTGAACAAGCTGGCCAGGCGGTGGGGCGCGACCCGGCTGAGCACGGGAAAGGTGGTCTGGTTCGAGTTGAACCGGAGCTGA
- a CDS encoding catalase, protein MTQAPQKAPYTTNNVGIPVESDEHSLTVGPDGPILLQDHYLIEKMAQFNRERVPERVVHAKGSGAYGFFEVTNDVSQFTKADLFQPGKRTEMLARFSTVAGEQGSPDTWRDPRGFALKFYTEHGNYDMVGNNTPVFFVRDTIKFQDFIRSQKRHPVTGLRSNDMQWDFWTLSPESAHQVTWLMGDRGIPKTYRHMNGYSSHTYMWINGAGERFWVKYHFKTDQGIDFLTQAEADELAGSDADKHRRDLFESIESGNAPTWTLKVQIMPFEDAADYRFNPFDLTKVWPHGDYPLIDVGRMVLNKNPEDYFIHIEQAAFEPSNLVPGIGPSPDKMLLGRLFSYPDTHRYRIGPNYAQLPPNRPHAPVNSYAKDGPMRYVPSNAARPYAPNSYGGPAADYGQFGDPASWETAGELVREATKPHREDDDWGQPGTMVRQVLDDAARDRLVSNVSGHLKADVSRPVLDRAVQYWRNIDKEIGDRIASNVNGG, encoded by the coding sequence GTGACCCAGGCACCCCAGAAGGCTCCGTACACCACGAACAACGTCGGAATTCCGGTGGAGAGCGACGAACACTCGCTCACCGTCGGTCCCGATGGCCCGATCCTGCTCCAGGACCACTACCTCATCGAGAAGATGGCCCAGTTCAACCGGGAGCGGGTCCCCGAGCGTGTGGTGCACGCCAAGGGCAGTGGCGCGTACGGATTCTTCGAAGTCACCAATGACGTCAGCCAGTTCACCAAGGCCGACCTGTTCCAGCCGGGCAAGCGCACCGAGATGCTGGCCCGCTTCTCCACCGTCGCCGGCGAGCAGGGCTCGCCCGACACCTGGCGCGACCCCCGCGGCTTCGCGCTGAAGTTCTACACCGAGCACGGCAACTACGACATGGTGGGCAACAACACCCCGGTCTTCTTCGTCCGTGACACGATCAAGTTCCAGGACTTCATCCGCTCGCAGAAGCGCCACCCGGTCACCGGGCTGCGCAGCAACGACATGCAGTGGGACTTCTGGACGCTCTCCCCCGAGTCCGCACACCAGGTGACCTGGCTGATGGGCGACCGGGGCATCCCGAAGACGTACCGCCACATGAACGGCTACAGCTCCCACACCTATATGTGGATCAATGGCGCCGGTGAGCGGTTCTGGGTGAAGTACCACTTCAAGACCGACCAGGGCATCGACTTCCTCACCCAGGCGGAGGCCGACGAGCTGGCCGGTTCGGATGCCGACAAGCACCGCCGGGACCTGTTCGAGTCGATCGAGTCCGGGAACGCGCCGACCTGGACCCTGAAGGTCCAGATCATGCCGTTCGAGGACGCGGCGGACTACCGCTTCAACCCGTTCGACCTGACCAAGGTCTGGCCGCACGGCGACTACCCGCTGATCGACGTCGGCCGGATGGTCCTCAACAAGAACCCCGAGGACTACTTCATCCACATCGAGCAGGCCGCCTTCGAGCCGTCCAACCTGGTGCCGGGCATCGGCCCCTCGCCGGACAAGATGCTGCTCGGCCGGCTGTTCTCGTACCCCGACACACACCGGTACCGGATCGGCCCGAACTATGCGCAGCTGCCGCCCAACCGGCCGCACGCCCCGGTGAACTCGTACGCCAAGGACGGCCCGATGCGGTACGTGCCGTCGAACGCGGCGAGGCCGTACGCGCCCAACTCCTACGGCGGCCCCGCGGCCGACTACGGGCAATTCGGCGACCCGGCGAGCTGGGAGACGGCCGGAGAGCTGGTCCGCGAGGCGACCAAGCCGCACCGCGAGGACGACGACTGGGGCCAGCCGGGCACGATGGTGCGCCAGGTCCTGGACGACGCGGCCCGCGACCGGCTCGTGTCGAACGTCAGCGGCCATCTGAAGGCCGATGTCTCGCGCCCGGTCCTGGACCGCGCGGTGCAGTACTGGCGCAACATCGACAAGGAGATCGGCGACCGGATCGCCAGCAACGTCAACGGAGGCTGA